CTGTGCCTGCTGGCCCCCGGCGCGGGCTTCGGGCTGATGACCCTCGGCACGCATTACGTGCTGGCCGGCGACTACGCGCCGGTGGCGCTCTGGGCCACGCTCGTACCATTCTTCCTGGTCAGCAACCTGCTGCTGATCAACCAGCTGCCCGACATCGAGGCCGACGCCGCGGTGGGCCGCCGCCACCTGATGATCGTCCACGGCAGGCGAGCGGGGTTGACGGTCTACGGGCTGTTCCTCGTCGCCACCTACGCGAGCATAGCCGCCGGCTGGAGGGTCGACGCGCTGCCCGCGTGGTCCCTGATCGCGCTGGCCACGGTCGTGATCGCCGTGCCGACCTACCGGGGCGCGGAACGCCACGCCGAGGACATCCCCGCGTTGATCCCGTTCCTGGGGCGCAACGTGGTGCTGACGCTGGCGACGCCGGCGTTGCTGGCGATCGCGCTCTTCGTTTCCTGATCACCCGACGCGAGCAGCCCCGATCCACCCGGATCGGGGCCGCTTCATACCGAATGCGTGGGCC
This DNA window, taken from bacterium, encodes the following:
- a CDS encoding prenyltransferase; protein product: MSDSGARLILGPMRVPFLMLAIVCVLLGVATAHHAGAELKALHLALALLGGLAAHVAVNALNEYDDFRSGLDARTTRTSFSGGSGVLPANPDKARYGLAVGLSGLAVTVAVGVFFIAVRGWGILPLGLLGLLVVVVYTKWLTHSVLLCLLAPGAGFGLMTLGTHYVLAGDYAPVALWATLVPFFLVSNLLLINQLPDIEADAAVGRRHLMIVHGRRAGLTVYGLFLVATYASIAAGWRVDALPAWSLIALATVVIAVPTYRGAERHAEDIPALIPFLGRNVVLTLATPALLAIALFVS